One stretch of Arachis duranensis cultivar V14167 chromosome 1, aradu.V14167.gnm2.J7QH, whole genome shotgun sequence DNA includes these proteins:
- the LOC107496734 gene encoding uncharacterized protein LOC107496734 isoform X1, whose product MAEAVGQKKVIIPNKHGNKLVGILHDSGTPEIVILCHGLQASKDHAIMVNLAAALQNAGISAFRFDFTGNGESEGSFDFANYLGEIEDIHSVIQHFREENRTVSAIIGHSKGANEVLLYASKYHDIKTVVNLSGRYAMNGGLEERFGKDFMEKISKEGFIELKSKSGTVDFRLTEESLKERLNINMHEQCQKIDKDCRVLTVHGSADEIIPVGDAFEFAKILPNHKLHIIEGANHVYTDNQAELASVVVNFIKENKSAAS is encoded by the exons ATGGCAGAAGCTGTGGGGCAGAAGAAAGTGATAATTCCAAACAAGCATGGCAATAAATTAGTGGGGATATTGCATGATTCTGGAACCCCTGAGATTGTTATCCTATGCCATGGTCTTCAAGCTTCCAAG GATCACGCTATCATGGTGAACCTTGCTGCTGCACTACAGAATGCTGGAATCAGTGCTTTCCGATTTGATTTTACCGGAAACGG GGAAAGTGAAGGATCCTTTGATTTTGCTAACTATTTGGGAGAAATTGAAGATATACATTCTGTAATCCAACATTTTCGCGAAGAAAACCGTACGGTTAGCGCGATTATTGGACACAGCAAAG GAGCTAATGAAGTGCTTCTTTATGCTTCCAAGTATCATGACATCAAAACAGTTGTCAACCTCTCAGGGCGATACGCTATGAATGGAGGCCTCGAAGAACGTTTTGGAAAAGACTTCATGGAAAAAATCAGTAAGGAAGGTTTTATTGAGTTGAAGTCGAAGTCAG GAACTGTTGATTTTCGTTTGACTGAGGAAAGTTTGAAGGAGCGGTTAAACATAAATATGCATGAACAGTGCCAGAAAATTGACAAAGACTGTAG GGTATTAACAGTTCATGGTTCTGCGGACGAAATAATCCCTGTTGGAGATGCATTTGAGTTTGCCAAGATCCTACCTAATCACAAGTTACATATCATAGAAGGTGCAAATCATGTATACACTGATAATCAAGCTGAGTTAGCCTCAGTTGTGGTGAACTTCATAAAGGAAAACAAGAGTGCTGCTAGTTAG
- the LOC107496734 gene encoding uncharacterized protein LOC107496734 isoform X2, with the protein MAEAVGQKKVIIPNKHGNKLVGILHDSGTPEIVILCHGLQASKDHAIMVNLAAALQNAGISAFRFDFTGNGESEGSFDFANYLGEIEDIHSVIQHFREENRTVSAIIGHSKGANEVLLYASKYHDIKTVVNLSGRYAMNGGLEERFGKDFMEKIRTVDFRLTEESLKERLNINMHEQCQKIDKDCRVLTVHGSADEIIPVGDAFEFAKILPNHKLHIIEGANHVYTDNQAELASVVVNFIKENKSAAS; encoded by the exons ATGGCAGAAGCTGTGGGGCAGAAGAAAGTGATAATTCCAAACAAGCATGGCAATAAATTAGTGGGGATATTGCATGATTCTGGAACCCCTGAGATTGTTATCCTATGCCATGGTCTTCAAGCTTCCAAG GATCACGCTATCATGGTGAACCTTGCTGCTGCACTACAGAATGCTGGAATCAGTGCTTTCCGATTTGATTTTACCGGAAACGG GGAAAGTGAAGGATCCTTTGATTTTGCTAACTATTTGGGAGAAATTGAAGATATACATTCTGTAATCCAACATTTTCGCGAAGAAAACCGTACGGTTAGCGCGATTATTGGACACAGCAAAG GAGCTAATGAAGTGCTTCTTTATGCTTCCAAGTATCATGACATCAAAACAGTTGTCAACCTCTCAGGGCGATACGCTATGAATGGAGGCCTCGAAGAACGTTTTGGAAAAGACTTCATGGAAAAAATCA GAACTGTTGATTTTCGTTTGACTGAGGAAAGTTTGAAGGAGCGGTTAAACATAAATATGCATGAACAGTGCCAGAAAATTGACAAAGACTGTAG GGTATTAACAGTTCATGGTTCTGCGGACGAAATAATCCCTGTTGGAGATGCATTTGAGTTTGCCAAGATCCTACCTAATCACAAGTTACATATCATAGAAGGTGCAAATCATGTATACACTGATAATCAAGCTGAGTTAGCCTCAGTTGTGGTGAACTTCATAAAGGAAAACAAGAGTGCTGCTAGTTAG
- the LOC107496725 gene encoding CRM-domain containing factor CFM3, chloroplastic/mitochondrial, translating to MALQVQAVPPSCSLSSSALSRSSSSSLHFLVSQSHSKGHATIKFRICCSNQTAQVDTLPVKVPLEASNNTENKIKKKKKKSNPRPSFFDQIRDKWSHKLGSQRERLPWQEQQSEEEEEEEEEEEEEEEEEEDDDDDEGEEEECDQKNSASYSLDFQFPKRLSPWAQATNRKSSRFESESESDAKENGGIDGSVFKREEISVDNGEVRRGVEEKTFLLNNSVMGSVNVVDTSEGERKRRSNTALAERLIPEHELRRLRNVALRMVERFEVGVSGINGVLVDSIHAKWRDSEVVKLKFEGPLAANMKRAHHTLESKTGGLVVWRSGSSIVLYRGMTYKLPCVEFYTKANHVKENSAQVGSGGDGQVSEKEPIGETDSLTRVSSKYLKHMTEEELMELTELNQILDELGPRYKDWPGREPLPVDADLLPAVVPGYKTPFRLLPYRLKPSLSNEEMTHFRRLARITAPHFALGRNRELQGLANAMAKLWEKCAIAKIAIKRGVPHTRNERMAEELRRLTGGTLLSRNKEYIVFYRGNDFLPPAMTHVLTEREKLSILQQEEEEKARQSALPINGLKSKASQAPLVAGTLAETRAASTNWGHEPTREEVQNMMRDSALRKLESFIRNLEKKLALAKARVRKAERALAKVQADLDPADLPTDIETLKDEERFLFRKIGLSMKPYLVLGRRDVFAGTIENMHLHWKYRELVKIIVKGRNLAQVKHIAISLEAESGGVLVSVEKDTKGYIIIVYRGKNYLRPQALRPKTLLSRRQALARSIELQRREALKHHIFDLTERIGLLKSELEDMKNGKKIDVDKNLYSPMDNHVFSDDDLEENEESQTNFDEDDSGEEDEKNQNKQLDLV from the exons ATGGCGCTCCAAGTTCAAGCAGTTCCACCGAGTTGTTCACTCTCTTCTTCCGCGTTatctcgttcttcttcttcttctcttcattttCTCGTTTCTCAATCTCATTCTAAAGGCCACGCTACTATCAAGTTCCGAATTTGCTGTTCCAATCAGACTGCTCAAGTTGACACTCTACCAGTTAAGGTACCTTTGGAAGCATCAAACAACACAGAGAACAagattaagaagaagaagaagaagagtaaccCGAGACCAAGCTTCTTTGATCAAATTCGTGATAAATGGTCTCACAAATTGGGTTCCCAGAGAGAAAGGCTCCCCTGGCAAGAACAAcaatcagaagaagaagaagaagaagaagaagaagaagaagaagaagaagaagaagaagaagatgatgatgatgatgaaggtgAAGAGGAAGAGTGTGATCAGAAGAATTCAGCGAGTTACTCATTGGATTTTCAATTCCCAAAGCGTTTATCTCCTTGGGCTCAAGCAACTAACCGCAAAAGTTCACGTTTTGAGTCTGAATCAGAGTCTGATGCTAAGGAAAATGGCGGCATTGATGGTTCTGTTTTCAAAAGAGAGGAAATTTCTGTGGATAATGGTGAGGTTAGAAGAGGGGTAGAAGAAAAAACGTTTCTTTTGAATAATTCTGTAATGGGAAGTGTGAATGTAGTGGATACAAGTGAAGGAGAGAGGAAAAGGAGAAGTAACACGGCGTTGGCGGAGAGACTGATACCGGAGCATGAACTGCGGAGGCTAAGAAATGTAGCATTGAGGATGGTTGAGAGGTTCGAGGTTGGAGTTTCCGGCATCAATGGGGTGTTAGTGGATTCCATTCATGCAAAGTGGAGGGATAGTGAAGTGGTCAAGTTGAAATTTGAAGGTCCTCTTGCTGCTAACATGAAAAGAGCTCATCACACTCTTGAG AGTAAAACTGGAGGTTTAGTGGTATGGCGGTCTGGCAGTTCGATAGTGTTGTATAGAGGAATGACTTACAAGCTTCCTTGTGTTGAATTTTATACAAAAGCAAATCATGTTAAGGAGAATAGCGCGCAAGTTGGAAGTGGAGGTGATGGTCAAGTTAGTGAAAAAGAACCAATTGGAGAAACAGACTCATTAACCCGAGTCTCTTCAAAATATTTGAAGCATATGACTGAAGAGGAATTGATGGAACTGACTGAACTCAACCAAATCTTAGATGAATTGGGTCCGCGCTATAAAGATTGGCCTGGCCGCGAGCCATTACCTGTTGATGCAGACTTGTTACCTGCCGTGGTTCCAGGATATAAAACACCATTTAGATTACTTCCTTATAGGCTAAAACCTTCTTTAAGCAATGAGGAAATGACTCACTTCCGTAGGCTTGCAAGAATAACGGCTCCACACTTTGCCCTTG GTAGAAACAGAGAACTGCAAGGTCTGGCCAATGCTATGGCAAAGCTTTGGGAAAAATGTGCTATTGCGAAGATAGCCATCAAACGAGGTGTCCCCCATACACGTAATGAGAGGATGGCTGAAGAACTCAGG AGATTGACCGGCGGAACTCTACTCTCTAGAAATAAGGAATATATTGTATTTTACAGGGGCAATGACTTCTTGCCTCCTGCAATGACTCATGTACTGACTGAGAGAGAGAAACTGTCCATACTCCAgcaagaggaggaagagaaggcACGACAAAGTGCTTTGCCTATTAATGGATTAAAAAGCAAAGCATCTCAAGCGCCATTAGTAGCTGGAACCCTTGCTGAGACTAGGGCAGCAAGCACTAACTGGGGACACGAACCGACCAGGGAAGAAGTTCAGAATATGATGAGAGATTCTGCCTTGCGTAAACTTGAATCTTTTATCAGAAACCTTGAGAAGAAACTAGCTCTG GCTAAAGCAAGAGTCAGGAAGGCTGAGAGAGCTCTAGCAAAAGTGCAGGCTGATCTTGATCCAGCAGATCTTCCAACTGATATTGAAACACTAAAAGATGAAGAGAGATTTTTATTCCGGAAGATTGGTCTGAGTATGAAGCCATACTTAGTTCTAG GGAGGCGAGATGTTTTCGCTGGCACCATAGAAAACATGCATCTACACTGGAAGTATCGCGAGTTGGTAAAGATAATTGTAAAGGGCAGGAATCTTGCCCAAGTTAAGCATATTGCGATATCTTTGGAAGCTGAGAGTGGTGGGGTGCTAGTGTCTGTAGAAAAGGACACCAAAGGCTACATAATCATCGTTTATCGTGGGAAGAACTATTTGCGTCCACAAGCTCTGAGGCCCAAGACTTTATTATCTCGAAGGCAGGCATTGGCTAGATCTATCGAGCTCCAAAGACGAGAG GCACTAAAACATCACATCTTCGACTTGACGGAGAGAATTGGTTTGCTGAAATCTGAACTG GAGgacatgaaaaatggaaagaagattGATGTCGACAAAAATCTATACTCTCCAATGGATAACCATGTTTTTTCTGATGATGACTTGGAAGAG AATGAAGAGTCACAGACTAATTTTGATGAAGACGACAGTGGTGAAGAGGATgagaaaaatcaaaacaagCAACTTGACCTTGTATAG